In the Drosophila willistoni isolate 14030-0811.24 chromosome 3R, UCI_dwil_1.1, whole genome shotgun sequence genome, ATGtttatactttatatagtcgGAAATAACTTGTCTTTCATGCACATTTTGctagggtataaaaacttgtTTTCAATCTAGTTGGTTTTTAGTTTACTTTGAGACGGCATCGCGGCTGGACGTGTCTTGTGTGTGTACTGAGTGAGAGAcaacagtcagtcagtcagtcgagtgagtgagtgagagagctAAAGTGTATAGAAATCGGAAAGTAAACGCAGCGCGCGGCATTTAAAATATACACCACCAAcaaataacagcaacaacaacaacaacaacaacaacaacaacaacaacaacaacaatattaacaaacaacaaccaagAATCGCTTTAGCTCAGTGTTTTATATCgtgtctgtgtttgtgtgttatttgccttttcagttttttttatgGCGCGCTGTGCGTCAGGTAGTTTTTaggtattttaaatttttttgttgtattttttgttattatgcCCATGCGTTAACAAAATCATTAAAGCGTGTAAAAGTTGTTAAACAAtaaagaagaaggaaaaaaacacgaaaaaaagaGTCGCAGATTCTTTCTAGTGAAAAGTGttagaaaaccaaaaagaaaaaaaaaaacagcatcGCGAGtgccaacaaaattttaactgGATTACtcatcagcatcaacaacatcaGTCAGCAGGAGCAACGACCAAGCTATAGTGGTGGTTTCTCtcgatttttgtttgtgtCCACCTTCGCCACCGCCAGCGCACCAGCGTCTCCCCCGCCGCCACATCCTTCTTCTATCTATCCATCATCCAGTTGTTGTTCTTCGACCGAGTGGTTCGTTTGCTGGTTACAGCAACTTTACGAAATCAAAACCAGTATCTCAGAGCCCAGCCAATGTATCTGTAAGATACAAGGCAAAACATACACATATTGGAATTTACTTAACACGTATGCGGCGACGCAccaaactcacacacacacatacacattaaGAGCCAAAGACGGAGAGAGTGTCAGATACGAGACTATTggatttttgtgtttttttttgtttaaccaACGATTCTCATTCCTAGGTAAGTCAAAAACTTGGTTCACCTTTTGTTTCCCAGGAAatatacgcacacacacacacgcacacgcacatgCGTGTATGCATGTAGGCACTTGTTCAGCTGCGTTTTTTCCACCCTCGACCCTATGACCCTCGAAACTAATGAAGCTGACCTGCCTTGTTGCCACTTGCTACCTGTTTGGATTGACCCTCGATCTAGGAATAGATAGTCTATAGATAGAAGAAGAGGGCATAATCGGTTTTATCtactctctctgtctatctatctctctctctaggtTTTTCCCCCCATTAGCTGCTGCTGGAAGATTTcactggcacacacacacacatacactttgTATATATCGAAAGCTATTTATAAATGCCTCGTCCACTGTGGCCTGGCACGATCGTCAGACCCAAccccagctccagctccagcttcAGTTTCCCCCCGTCTCCATCACCATTTCAAGTCGCCAGTTTTTATGTCCCGAGACTTCATCTCGGCTTACGCTTATGCGTTGCGCTTTGGAGCCCAGGCTGTGGCCACAGAGCCGGTTTTTACCTTTTGTCCGCCCGTCTATCTCTGTCCCAGGccaacaacatcaacatcaattCAATTTCTACTGGCTGAgtgagttttttcttttttttttctgctgcgCTGAAGAATCTTCAACCTCAAGATCTTTTGAGAAGTTGCGTCTTCAGTTGAAATCTTTCaagcttgttttttttttctctctctgctcatgtttctttcttttcgttttcgttttttactattttcttttttttttttgttgcttattTTCATAGTGGCCATAACCGGCCGTCAGAGAAGGTGCATGGCCTTATTTACCTAGTTTTTGAAAATTGCCAGCCGATTTGTGCTCATTTCCTTTGTGCTTTGCTGAATCATAGTTCAGGCATTTGGGGCACACCCAAAAAAAcgttaaaatattaattcagTTCTACCTGAAAAATGTTAATTGCAATTACTTACGAAATATTTCAATCGGGGTATATCACTCCTTTGGGGGTAAATGCAAAAACTTGTTGCAAATCcaacaaaaggcaaaacttTAGCCAAAACCACAAAAATGCTTGAAGGCAAATTCATTTTGCGAGTCGTTGGCCAGAGTTTGTGTTGTCACACAATACGCCACATACTACTAGCCAACAGGCAACATGTGAAGACCATAAAATGTAGCCAATGCTACAGCCAATCGAAAATGTTGGTATtacttcgtcgtcgtcgtcgtggtcTTTGCTCTACATTGTGGCCATAACTGTGTCAGTGTGTGCAGCTGGCTGAAAAAGAGCTTCTAAGCCTATTAAGCACACTGGCTTAAAGATTGACCCAGACCAAGACCAGGCTGGAccaagaaatgaaaacaaaataacaaaaaaatgagcAAAGAAAAGGGGCCTCAAAATGTTGCGTGTGATTAAGTCTAATTAAAGTTGACAGATGCGGAAAAACACCTCCTGTCCCCTCCTCTCAGTCAGTTGGCATTAGAATTGGCCCAAGCACAAAGAGATTTCTTGGCTAATCAGAAAGTGAGACGCTGACTGAAGATTTATATACTTTCTTAATTGGTCGGAGCCAATTAGCGGTTGATTCTTCATCTTCAACACTCTTTATCTCTGGCAGACGCCATTTGGCTGCAAGGAAACTTTAGAaacttttggttaaatgttcGATAATTTTATTGTTGAAATTTGCATGTCGTCAGTGCGAGTGAGAGATGGCATTACTTTTCATCGTGGTTAGACCTCCTCCTGACTGCGACGCACACAACGGGTTACCTTGCGCTTGAATTCCTTGTAATCCTCCCGCCATTCTTTGGCAGCATCCACATTGGCAGCAGACTCATCATTGGGATCGGTTAGCATCGATATGACCGATAGCAAGATTGTCTCGACCGTATGAACTGGTAACCATCTCTCTTCGGCCTTCTCGTAGCCCCATTTATCATCGCCAGGTTCGTGCAGTATCGATATACAGACATCGCCCGATTTATCAATATTTGGGTGCCAAATTTCCGTTATGAATTTCATACGTGGCGGACGCAACGGATATTCCTTGGGAAAAGTTAAATGCGCCTTAAAGCAACCGCCCTCGTACAATGTATCAGGAGGTCCAATTATAACCACTTCCCATTTAAATATATCCACATCGCTGACCAGACCAGCAGAGAAACCCTCGACAGGATGACGTTGCAGCTCAGTCAATTGGCGTCTAAGGAGCAGGGATGCTTGCATCTCAGACATATCGTTCCACTAACTATAAAGATGTCCAACTAGGGGGGGGAGGATAAAGCGCTACCAATaactgaaattttgttttaagaaatttcagtgctgttttttttatagGTGTTTTCGATTTGTGTGAAGgtattcccaaaaaaaataattt is a window encoding:
- the LOC6650407 gene encoding ubiquitin-conjugating enzyme E2 G1, which gives rise to MSEMQASLLLRRQLTELQRHPVEGFSAGLVSDVDIFKWEVVIIGPPDTLYEGGCFKAHLTFPKEYPLRPPRMKFITEIWHPNIDKSGDVCISILHEPGDDKWGYEKAEERWLPVHTVETILLSVISMLTDPNDESAANVDAAKEWREDYKEFKRKVTRCVRRSQEEV